The Fervidicoccaceae archaeon genome contains the following window.
AGACTGGTGAAGAGCGTCGAGATAGCGAATCTCGTTGGCAAGGACGAGGGCACCGTGAGGAACATAATATCGACGTTGAGGAGCCTGGGCTTGTTGGAGAGCAAAACCGGCCCGAGCGGCGGCTACGTGCCCACTCTCAAGGCCCTTGAGATCGTGAAGGCTCCCCCGCTCCCTTCCTACGGGATCCTCAGGGTCTGGAAAGACGACAGAGAGCTCAACGCCGCCGCTTACTCGATCGAGATCCTCGACCTCCTCAACCCGGAGGGTGGCAAGGCCGTCCTCAAGCTCGGCGGGGTGCTCGACGAACTCAAGGAAGGCGACGAAATCAAAGTAGGCCCGGCCCCGCACACCAGGCTTACCATAGAGGGAAGGCTCCTCCAAATAGATAGGGCGAGCGGACAGGCAATCGTACTAATCAAGAGGCTGGTGAGTATACCCAGAGAGACCGTGGGGAGGATCGCCACGAGGAAGCTCATAACGATTAAGCCGACCGACTACCTGCGTGAGGTGGCCAAGCTGTTCTTCGAGAACAGAATACGAGGTGCGCCCGTGGTAGAGGGGGACAAGATCGTTGGGATAGTGACCACCACCGACGTGGCCAAAGCCTTCAGCGAGGGAAAAATCAATGCCAAAGTGAGCGACTACATGAAGAGAAGCGTCGTGACTATTAGAGAAGACGAGGACGTGCTCGACGCCGTCAGATTGATGGACCTATACAATGTTGGCAGACTCATAGTGGTCGACGCCCTCGGCAATCCCGTCGGCATAGTCACGCGCACCGATATACTCAGGAGAATAGCGGCGCTGGGCAAGTGATCTCGAGGAGCCTCCGGAGAAGAGGGCCTCTCGTCACAGCGGGCCTCTCCTCGCCCGCTCCTAATAGATAAACGGCCCGGGTTCTCTCGTCACGCGCGAAGAGATGTGCCGTTCCCAGTTAATATAACGCTTGGTGCGAGCTTCTCCGCGCCGAATGCGTCGAGAGCGACGTAAACGGCGCGCGAGCGCAAGAACTTAAAATTCCTCTGACGGTAGGTGACCCGGGGCCCGTAGCTCAGCCTGGCGGAGCGCCCGGCTGATAACCGGGAGGTCGGGGGTTCGAATCCCCCCGGGCCCACGAACTATTCGTTTTTATAACCAATAGACTCAGCATTGATGGGCGAGAGGCCTTGGGCAATTCCAGGAAATATGTCTACATCGACGTGGGGGGCAGATATG
Protein-coding sequences here:
- a CDS encoding CBS domain-containing protein yields the protein MKNSMYRLSSAQREILEALVKLYEEKKRLVKSVEIANLVGKDEGTVRNIISTLRSLGLLESKTGPSGGYVPTLKALEIVKAPPLPSYGILRVWKDDRELNAAAYSIEILDLLNPEGGKAVLKLGGVLDELKEGDEIKVGPAPHTRLTIEGRLLQIDRASGQAIVLIKRLVSIPRETVGRIATRKLITIKPTDYLREVAKLFFENRIRGAPVVEGDKIVGIVTTTDVAKAFSEGKINAKVSDYMKRSVVTIREDEDVLDAVRLMDLYNVGRLIVVDALGNPVGIVTRTDILRRIAALGK